The following proteins come from a genomic window of Gadus morhua chromosome 11, gadMor3.0, whole genome shotgun sequence:
- the LOC115553407 gene encoding loricrin-like, producing MSETYQLPGCPIPTSYWDVRYLPSHHWGDLIRLPSHHFHQIPSLFSGSSKRKSLSLKKNNWTACGSSGGHGEGSTLPGCSCGQGFTWPGCSCGQGSAWPGCSCGQGSAWPGCSCGQGSAWPGCSCGQGSAWPGCSCGQGSAWPGCSCGQGSAWPGCSCGQGSAWPGSSCGQGSTWPGCSCGQGSAWPGCSCGQGSAWPGCSCGQGSAWPGSSCGQGSAWPGSSCGQGSAWPGSSCGQGSAWPGSSCGQGSAWPGSSCGQGSAWPGSSCGQGSAWPGCLCGQGSTWPGCLCGQGSTWLGCLCGQGSTWFGCSCSRGSTWPGVLHPGVIRVTRHTMCERDDMGIRTYYTSQHFRKWSFKLERLRRGCPFLT from the coding sequence ATGTCTGAAACCTACCAGCTACCGGGATGTCCGATACCTACCAGCTACTGGGATGTCCGATACCTACCATCCCACCACTGGGGTGACCTAATCAGATTACCTTCTCACCACTTCCATCAAATCCCGTCCCTGTTCTCAGGCTCATCAAAGCGGAAGAGTTTGAGTCTGAAGAAAAACAACTGGACTGCCtgtggctcttcaggtgggCATGGCGAGGGTTCTACCTTGCCTGGTTGTTCATGTGGTCAGGGTTTTACCTGGCCTGGTTGTTCATGCGGTCAGGGTTCTGCCTGGCCTGGTTGTTCATGCGGTCAGGGTTCTGCCTGGCCTGGTTGTTCATGCGGTCAGGGTTCTGCCTGGCCTGGTTGTTCATGCGGTCAGGGTTCTGCCTGGCCTGGTTGTTCATGCGGTCAGGGTTCTGCCTGGCCTGGTTGTTCATGCGGTCAGGGTTCTGCCTGGCCTGGTTGTTCATGCGGTCAGGGTTCTGCCTGGCCTGGTTCTTCATGCGGTCAGGGTTCTACCTGGCCTGGTTGTTCATGCGGTCAGGGTTCTGCCTGGCCTGGTTGTTCATGTGGTCAGGGTTCTGCCTGGCCTGGTTGTTCATGTGGTCAGGGTTCTGCCTGGCCTGGTTCTTCATGTGGTCAGGGTTCTGCCTGGCCTGGTTCTTCATGTGGTCAGGGTTCTGCCTGGCCTGGTTCTTCATGTGGTCAGGGTTCTGCCTGGCCTGGTTCTTCATGTGGTCAGGGTTCTGCCTGGCCTGGTTCTTCATGTGGTCAGGGTTCTGCCTGGCCTGGTTCTTCATGTGGTCAGGGTTCTGCCTGGCCTGGTTGTTTATGTGGTCAGGGTTCTACCTGGCCTGGTTGTTTATGTGGTCAGGGTTCTACCTGGCTCGGTTGTTTATGTGGTCAGGGTTCTACCTGGTTCGGTTGTTCATGTAGTCGGGGTTCTACCTGGCCTGGGGTTCTTCATCCGGGCGTGATCAGGGTGACGAGGCATACCATGTGTGAGCGTGATGACATGGGGATACGCACTTATTATACATCACAACATTTTAGGAAATGGTCCTTCAAGCTTGAAAGACTGCGACGTGGCTGCCCTTTCTTGACATGA